From the genome of Oryza glaberrima chromosome 1, OglaRS2, whole genome shotgun sequence:
TGAGGAATCTCGCCGAGATCTGCGACGCGTTCATGGCCCTTGCCATCGGTGCGGTCATGCTGTCGATCATGATCGTGCTCGTGAAGCTactggcgctgctgctgctatccCCGCTCTTCCTGATGCTGCTGGTGCACGCGttcgacgtcgccgtcggccgcgacggcggcagagacggcgacggcgacaatgTGAAGCCGGCGTCGCTGGAGGTGAGCAAGGTCACATTCACCGGGTTCCTGACCGTGGCGATATCTGCCAGGACGACCAGCCGTGGCCCGCTCAGCACGTCCACCGAGTGGTTCCTCATCTTTGCAGCGTCCGCCATTGTTTCGGGCTTCGCTTGGAGGCTCCTGACGCACGCCAAAGTTGGGAAAAGTGCCAATGTAGCTTCCTTCTCCACGCATTTGTGCATCGTGCTTGCAACGGTGCCATTTACAGTTATGGCCGGACAGGCTCTGttgcactgattttttttttttgtaccaGAGGGTAATTTGGAGGGTATTTTGACAGGTAAAACTTAATTAACTACCCTTTATAGTTGGGTTTGGAGGTTTGGTCCAAAAAACTATTCTGTTCAGTCACAGGAGTAGGAATATACCACCGTTTAGAAGTGTTCAAAGTCAATAGGACATAATTTTAACTACTCAGttgttttataaaatttcaaaaaaaaacgtCTTTTTTAACCGGAAGACTACTTTGGATTGAAGTACtgaaatacattttttaaatttttttcttgatcCAAGATGATCAACTTACTCTACATGTTTTGCCCTTTTTGTTATTTCCTCCTCTCCTTACAAAAAGACATAGCTTCTTCATTAAACAACTGGAGAAAGATTCCATGCATGTAATCAACTGGCACTTCAATGTTCTTGCAAATACTATTCTATAAGTCACTTGATGCTCCATATTCCATATCATTTGACATTTTGTTACAAATGTCTACCTATACTATTTTTTGATGTAAAAACTACTCTGGTGTGCACATGTTAATTTAACCGAATCATGTTTTCATAAATTGTGAGCTATCAATGTGATCGTTAccataattaaatatttctaGAAGTATAGTCTGAACGCTTTTTTGAGATTCCACAAATATAATTGCTGATAAGAGATTAAACATTGTCTCATTAAGTCTcgctatatgaaaaaaaatcgatgaaACATGAAGAATAGATCTAATGCAAGCACTTAAATAAGATTGACTCGATTAGTTTAACCTGTGGTGGCCCTACTTTAAAAagggggcatttgcaaatttgccactggtttttttaatattgcaagGATGCCACTGGAATGACCGTAACTGTcatttttacaattttctaGTGACAGTCTTGCAATAACGATttaaagtagtggtaaatttacAATTGCCCTAAAAAAAATGGGTTGATTCATTTAAGCCTGTGGTCAAGCACTCAAGAAGCCAGAGGGTAGAGAAGGCGATCGGAGCTCAAGCTGTTTCCGCGGTTGCGGAGCGCCGGCGTTGGAGCTTGGGAAGGGCAGCTGGTTAAACCGTGTTCTCGATAGCTCTACCATGTGCCAATGGTTGTACAATTGACATTGTTAATTATGTACATATCGATACTATTGGGTTAATTAAATGTAGGTCAAGGCAGTGGACCAGCGGTTATTGAATATCCTTCAATTCTAAAATTTCCGTGAACAGGCAAGCTGCCGTGAAAAAGACAGACCAAGACAACGATATTCACATTTCACAGAGGTTGTGGCCCAACACGGGGAAGTAGCTGAGAAGTCTCGTCAATGGCCACCCGAGAGATGAGCAGCAAATTAAATTCACCAGATCACAGAAATTGGTAGTGCTCATCTGTACCGTAATCCTTGACAACCTGTGATTCTGAGCAGCGGAGTTTCCTTAGTAAAAAACAAGTGTGATTCTGAAGAGTGCAACTATCAAAGATTTGGTAAAGTAAAGGCCTACTGATCTCGATGCATATAAACCGTATCATCTCGGACATATCCATACATAGTAAGTCCAATTAATACTGTCCAATTTTTCAGAAAATTTCAGGTAAAGATCAGGAGAGGAGAAATTCTCCATGGAGTTAGAGCTGGTGTATCTGTATCCGGTGACCTTGGTGCCGGCAGTCGTCGGCCGGTTCAGCATCCTTGCCTCGCCGTTGCTGAAGGAATTCGAGGAACACAACCTGCAATTCACCAGCATAATCccgctcttcttcttctactcCTACATCAGCAAGTTCCTCTCCGACCTGCAGGGTCAGCCACTGCCTCTAGTCAAGCTCTATGCCCGGGCGCTGCACCGGTTtaccagctgcagcagcagcaaaagccGTGCTAGCTTGAGGATCTACATGGACACTGCCGTCGTCGTGGTGCTGTCCTACCTGTCTCTGCTCAAGATCAACCTGAGCTACATCTGGCTCGCCGTCTTCCCCACCCTCACGCTCGCCTTCATCGCCGCTCTGTTCAACGAGGAGCTCCGCGGTGACAGGAGAGCCGCCGTTGCTGAGGAAGACGATGGCAGGAGGAGGAAAGATCACTCGCTCGAGCTCAAGGCGATGGCGGTTGTGCCCTACTGGGTGCTATGCGCGATGGGGCAGTTTCATGGAGGTGACAGCTTTGCGGTGTCCCagtttcttctcttcctcggCTCCACGCTGGGGGCGCTGGCGCTGATGGCGGCGCGGCTGTCGCAGCTCGCCGGAGCAGCACCGGGCTTAGCGCCGGCGTCGGAACTTCTCCGCAGGGCCACGCTCGTGGTGATGCTGGTGACGGCGCACGCTGCGGCCGCCGAGCTGCTGGGCGAGGCCACGATGGCGCTGCTCTGCCTGCCGGAGCTCGCGCCGGCGCTCTTCTGGTTCACCCTTCACCTCGACGGTGaaagctcgccggccgccaccatcGACGGCATCAAATCGCACAGGAATGTGCTGTCCGTTCTCGCTGCCGCAGCCGTCGCTAGTGTTGCGTACCTCGCGGCCGCCATGGGTGAGCGTGGCCTGTCCGTGAGCACCATCACGATGGTGTCTTGCGGCGTCTCAGGGCTTCTGGTCCGCTGCGCTGTGGTCGTGCTCGGTCAGTGGCCGGGGCAAGCTGAGACGGCCGGTAGTACTGCTGCCTCTTTGATGGAAGTTGTCCTAGTGCTCAAGTTTTGGGGGAACACTTTGCTGGCAGTGGCAgctatgctgctgctgcttgcgtTGCTGACTGCTTTCCGGTTATGCCTTCAAGAACCAATGTTCGCGACAGTTGCTAAATGTTTCAGCGACTACATTGACAAGGTCCCCCAAATGATAGTTTAGCTGAAGGGGCAAGTTCATGTATTTCCTGTGTTGACATATCTGTGACTTCTCAAGACAAACAAAACCGCATGTTCATAACACAGTGCCATACTTGCAGGTACCTTAATCCATATACTGTTATCCATGATTCGCAGCCCATAGTCAGAAGCCCACTACAATACCGTGACACAAACGGACTTGTTTTTGGTAATCATCAGGCTGCTTAGCGATATATAGCTTGCCTACCTAGCACCTCACACATAACTACTTGTAGGAAGTACAAAATACATGTGTTTACCCCTCCCCTGTTCACACATAAAACTGCTAGAAATTGGCAAAAACCCTCCACACACAGATTTCCAACAGACTCGTCGGACAAACATCCCAGTTCCACTTTGATGTTGGTATTGTATCTTATATCAATTCCTGTAACTACTTATATGGCAGAAAGCAAAATGTTTAACATTAATATATCAGAAAGCATAACTAAAACAGGAAGACAAACCTAATAGCACATATATACGTATCAAAATTCCAGCACATGCATGTTGGCAGTTTTACCACAATAATTGTATTAAGCTAAACCCAGAGTACATTAATCCACCTCTATACAAACAAATTTGGAGTTTAGCCCTTTTACATTCATCAACAAACAGAAAATATAGAGTTTATCTTAATCAGAAGTGATATATCAGGAATTAGAAATACAGCACATAAAGGAACTTTGGGAAAACATGAATATAGAAGCAGATCCCTTTGATGCACCTAATGGTAAAAAACTGATGTCAAAAGATTAGGTATCAACAATATGCTCAGAAGTAGTCTCCAAGAGGGAGCATAGATCAATTCAGTTTTCAGGCCAGTAGTATCCAAGAGGGGGCATGAATCCAGTTTTAGGACTAACCTCTTTGAAAGCTGGGTACTAGGTTGTGAATAGGAGAGAAGCAGCAGGTCTACCAATAAGTAAATAGCAACATAGCTTATTTTAATACTGATCATACACATAGATACCACCCAAAAAGAAACACATTACTTTCCATATTTACAGGAAACGGGGTCGATAGCAGCATTACACCACCTGGGAATGCTGTCCTGGGGATACAAGGACATTTTCATCGCCACCTTGTATAAACCTCTCGCAAGTAGCATACCATATTCCTTGACCCCGTTCCTCGATCCCATCAACCCAGGAACAGAAACTTTGAGCCTATGTTCCGGTCCTTAACAGTGGGATCTTAACTGATTTGAAGAATCATACCACATGTTGACAAAGGATGGTCTACTAGAGCTCTTTTAACATAGAGTAGTTTATATTCagataaataaatgaataagaCAGTCTTGTGAACTTGGTTTTTAAAGATAACAATCAAGGCCAACCCCTGTTCTGCTTCAAAAAAGATAACAAATGAACTTACCCCATCTCTAATAAAGTTGTTAACGATTGAAGCCTCTTTTACACCCCCaaacaaaacaacaacaaaaaaaaaagaaccctaCAACTGTTGCCGAAGCCTAGATATCAACCACGAAGCCAGACATTTTACACCCCTTTCCATAAAAAGAACTGGTTAAACCGTTAAAGGACCCGTAAATGTCTGGATTCACAGCTGAAGAGGGACAAAACAGACATTACTGTTAACATATTGTCAGTTCAAGGCGTAAAATACCACAAGTTAAAGATAACTCGAATTCCCTGTTTATTCTCCCTTTTCATTAGTTACAATCATTACCATATTGCTCAACATATATGAACCATTATTTTATTTACACCAATGAACTAACCGTAGATCAAAAGGCATAGCCAAAAATCAGACTGGTATGGCAGTACCTGCCTCAAAACAAAAGTATCATTCAGCAAATAATATTAGGACAACCACAATTCTTCCATCATCCTTTTCAATCATTGTAAGCATGCCTAAATAACAATATCTGCAATGGACATTATGGCAAACTACTATGTATAAGAATCAGACCGCATCAGACTACATTGTAAAGTAATTTGTGTCAAGAAATTCAACGAAAACAAAACACCACATTCAATTGTTCTTCTATTTCAGTTCGACGAATTTGTGGCTGTTCCACGGGTTACCAGAAGCGAGTACCACGAAACAAAGATTATCCCCCAAACCCATAGAATCACAGGCGGGAGAGCAATTACCCATTTTTTATGATTAACTAAGAAAGAAATACCAGCTTATCAAGTATTCGAGTGCAATTGTTTAACTATTCTATCAGAGCTGTAACTCTTAAATCACACTTCTGAATTATTTTAAGCATGCCCAAATGCCAGTAGCTGCAATGGAGATTACAGAATACTACTATGTACAAGAATTCAGACTGCATCAGCCATCAGGCTACATCCTAAAGTAATTTGCATTAAGCAAGCAATCTTGAGTCCAACAAACGAAGATAAAAGGTCATGTTCAATTGTTCTTCCGTTTCAATTCGACGAATTTGTGGCTGTTCCATGAGTCGCCAGCAGCAAGTACCATGGAAACCCCAATCCCATCAACCCGTAGAATCACAGGCAGGTACATTATATACAGAAGAGGCGGCGGATTTCAGACAAGAGGAACGAATCCGTCGACGCCAGAGACGGGATCAAGGCAGGAGGAGACCGAACCGTGCGAGCCCCACCCAACCCTCAGCAGACGGTGGGGACGAAGCGcagcgccgccacgcgcgcggcgaggaggcccgcgAGCCTCCGCACGGCGAACTGGGTGCAGTTGGAGAGCGCGATGAGACACATGAGCTCGTACACCACcccgagcgccgcctccgccgccgacctccgcggCGCGGGGACGTCGGGCTCGCCGGACGAGTCCTCCCATCCAGCCCCCGACCCAGACCCGCggttccaccaccacccccctcctcctccgccgcccccgccgccgcccgggccgaagaagccgtcgccgtcgtcgccggagaaggGCCCGCCCGCGTCGGAGAGAGGCTTGGATCGGCGGGTGCGGGGGCGggtgcgcgcgcggcggcggacggtggcggtggccgaggcggaagggcggcggcggatgatggtggtggaggaggaggaggaggtggcgggggggactggcgaggaggaggcgagcgggcggaggaggaggagcgacagcggcggaggcggcggcctggaggagggcgcggcggcggagatctcCATGGTTGGTGGGGATGGCCGCGCGATCGgggaagaggaaaaggaaaggaagagaCGAAGAGTAGGCAAGTGGGGGAAAGGTTACGTGTGGCGGGTGGTGAGTgacggtgaggaggagaggagaggaggacgggGCGGACacacggcggcggagagcggggATCTGCGTGGGCCGGGGGCGTGGGATTCCCGTCCTCagtttggttttgtggttgaggcaAACTGGGAACGACTAGGATTTATTATACGGACAGGTTTATAGTGGAGATTTGGGTTTGGGCAATCGGAAGCAATCCAATCGAGGCAGATTGAAGGCGGGATAAAGCTTTAGAATTCGTCTTTCCGCTTATGTTTACACTTATattatctaaaatttaaatttttaatcttaaatttagtgattttaagattttttttatcaaattttttttagtttttatttttagatcgctgagaacacgtatataaaaattttattaacaaattatttttcgtttgtaaatatgccatTTCAGATGGCTCCGTGACCCTCGACTGGTTTTTCCGACAAGTTTTGGTGAACATTTTGCCCCTAAAACTGAACGGCACATTTTTATTACTTAGACATACATGAAATTACATTCATATAGTTCAAGCACTATAGAAGAAACGGTTAGGGACTATGGATTATACATTAAAAACACACC
Proteins encoded in this window:
- the LOC127760794 gene encoding uncharacterized protein LOC127760794 — protein: MELELVYLYPVTLVPAVVGRFSILASPLLKEFEEHNLQFTSIIPLFFFYSYISKFLSDLQGQPLPLVKLYARALHRFTSCSSSKSRASLRIYMDTAVVVVLSYLSLLKINLSYIWLAVFPTLTLAFIAALFNEELRGDRRAAVAEEDDGRRRKDHSLELKAMAVVPYWVLCAMGQFHGGDSFAVSQFLLFLGSTLGALALMAARLSQLAGAAPGLAPASELLRRATLVVMLVTAHAAAAELLGEATMALLCLPELAPALFWFTLHLDGESSPAATIDGIKSHRNVLSVLAAAAVASVAYLAAAMGERGLSVSTITMVSCGVSGLLVRCAVVVLGQWPGQAETAGSTAASLMEVVLVLKFWGNTLLAVAAMLLLLALLTAFRLCLQEPMFATVAKCFSDYIDKVPQMIV
- the LOC127760795 gene encoding uncharacterized protein LOC127760795, producing MEISAAAPSSRPPPPPLSLLLLRPLASSSPVPPATSSSSSTTIIRRRPSASATATVRRRARTRPRTRRSKPLSDAGGPFSGDDGDGFFGPGGGGGGGGGGGWWWNRGSGSGAGWEDSSGEPDVPAPRRSAAEAALGVVYELMCLIALSNCTQFAVRRLAGLLAARVAALRFVPTVC